The Polymorphobacter megasporae genome window below encodes:
- a CDS encoding glycosyltransferase family 4 protein: protein MRLTVVSDAWTPQVNGVVRTLTTTVAQLQARGHVVQTITPDRFFSVPCPTYPEIRLALTTPRRVGVMIAEFHPEAVHIATEGPLGWLARNWCLKRGVPFTTSFHTRFPDYVAARTGLSPAWLWRWLVRFHGAARHILVATPRLAEELHGHGLTATRLWSRGVDLGQFNPGVPPPAAYTGLAHPIMLSVGRVAVEKNIAAFLDAKVAGTKVVVGDGPALAAMRARYKDVVFLGNLSGAALAAAYAGADVFVFPSLTDTFGLVMIEALASGVPVAGFPIAGPLDVIGAEGSGVVPGFDARVGAVDDDLATAIAAALMTNRADCAAYAANFRWEVCVDQFLAGLADIEGPIDLTPV from the coding sequence ATGCGCCTGACCGTCGTCTCCGACGCGTGGACCCCGCAGGTCAACGGGGTCGTCCGCACGCTGACGACGACCGTCGCGCAGTTGCAGGCGCGCGGCCATGTCGTCCAGACGATCACGCCCGACCGGTTTTTCTCGGTGCCGTGCCCGACGTATCCCGAGATCCGGCTGGCGCTGACGACGCCGCGGCGGGTGGGGGTGATGATTGCAGAATTTCATCCCGAGGCGGTCCATATCGCGACCGAGGGGCCGCTTGGCTGGCTCGCACGGAACTGGTGCCTCAAGCGCGGGGTGCCGTTCACAACGTCGTTCCACACGCGCTTCCCCGATTATGTTGCGGCGCGGACCGGCCTGTCGCCAGCGTGGCTGTGGCGCTGGCTTGTACGGTTTCATGGCGCGGCACGACACATCCTCGTTGCGACGCCGCGGCTGGCGGAGGAATTGCACGGCCACGGTCTCACTGCGACGCGGCTGTGGTCGCGCGGCGTCGACCTTGGGCAGTTCAATCCCGGGGTGCCGCCGCCCGCAGCCTATACCGGGCTCGCGCACCCGATCATGCTCAGCGTCGGGCGGGTCGCGGTCGAGAAGAACATCGCCGCGTTCCTCGATGCGAAGGTGGCAGGGACCAAGGTCGTCGTCGGCGACGGGCCGGCGCTCGCGGCGATGCGCGCGCGGTACAAGGACGTGGTGTTCCTCGGCAACCTGTCGGGGGCCGCGCTCGCCGCAGCTTATGCCGGGGCCGATGTGTTCGTCTTCCCGAGCCTGACCGACACGTTCGGGCTGGTGATGATCGAGGCGCTGGCGAGCGGGGTGCCGGTCGCGGGGTTCCCGATCGCGGGGCCGCTCGATGTCATCGGCGCGGAGGGGAGCGGGGTGGTGCCGGGGTTCGACGCGCGGGTCGGGGCGGTCGATGATGATCTGGCGACGGCGATCGCGGCAGCGCTGATGACGAACCGGGCGGATTGTGCGGCGTATGCCGCGAACTTTCGCTGGGAGGTGTGCGTCGATCAGTTCCTCGCGGGGCTGGCGGATATCGAGGGGCCAATCGATCTGACGCCGGTGTGA
- a CDS encoding antitoxin of toxin-antitoxin stability system — MPKPAVFTMKLEPDLRAEFMAEAEAAHRPASQVVRELMREFVQRQQERREHTAFLQQKVDTARASVQEGRGRSNEAVDAEFTARGARIADEA; from the coding sequence ATGCCGAAACCGGCTGTGTTCACAATGAAGCTCGAACCTGATCTGCGCGCCGAGTTCATGGCTGAAGCAGAAGCTGCTCACCGGCCCGCATCGCAGGTGGTGCGGGAGCTGATGCGCGAATTCGTTCAGCGACAGCAGGAACGACGCGAGCATACGGCGTTCCTGCAACAGAAGGTCGATACCGCACGTGCTTCGGTTCAGGAGGGCAGGGGCCGGTCCAACGAAGCGGTCGACGCCGAATTCACTGCCCGTGGCGCCCGGATCGCCGACGAGGCGTGA
- a CDS encoding GNAT family N-acetyltransferase, with the protein MVEVPVIETARLRLRGHRASDLDAAAAKWADPVVTRFTGGRPFTREESWARLLRYTGHWDWFGYGFWAVEDRDDGNYLGELGFANFERAIAPPIEVPEMGWSFIAAAHGRGLASEGIRAALAWGDAHGFAKTACIIDRENVASIRVARRCGFVEAGAVRYKGSITMKYERAAG; encoded by the coding sequence GTGGTTGAGGTTCCCGTCATCGAGACTGCGCGGCTGCGGCTGCGCGGGCACCGCGCGAGCGACCTCGACGCCGCGGCGGCGAAGTGGGCCGACCCCGTCGTCACGCGCTTCACCGGCGGCCGCCCGTTCACCCGCGAGGAAAGCTGGGCGCGGCTGCTCCGCTACACCGGGCACTGGGACTGGTTCGGCTACGGTTTCTGGGCCGTCGAGGACCGCGACGACGGCAATTATCTCGGCGAGCTCGGCTTCGCCAATTTCGAGCGCGCAATCGCGCCGCCGATCGAAGTCCCTGAAATGGGCTGGTCGTTCATCGCTGCCGCGCACGGTCGCGGGCTGGCGAGCGAGGGCATTCGCGCCGCGCTGGCGTGGGGCGATGCCCACGGCTTTGCGAAGACCGCATGCATCATCGACCGCGAGAACGTCGCATCGATCCGCGTCGCCCGCCGCTGCGGGTTCGTGGAGGCGGGGGCGGTGCGGTACAAGGGGAGCATCACGATGAAGTACGAGCGAGCGGCGGGGTAA
- the lepA gene encoding translation elongation factor 4 → MTAPIDRIRNFSIIAHIDHGKSTLADRLIQQTGGLTAREMSEQVLDNMDIERERGITIKSQTVRLDYKAKDGLDYVLNLMDTPGHVDFAYEVSRSLAACEGALLVVDAAQGVEAQTLANVYQSIEHDHVIVPVINKVDLPAAEPERVKQQIEDVIGISTDDAVLTSAKTGIGIDDVLDAIVRLIPPPKGDPAAPLKAMLVDSWYDPYLGVVILVRVIDGSLRKGQQIVFMAEGTQHLVDRVGVFRPKIELLDTLGPGEIGFITAQIKEVAQTNVGDTITDAKRPAAVALPGFKTVQPVVFCGLFPVDAADFEKLRDSLGRLRLNDASFSFETESSAALGFGFRCGFLGLLHLEIIQERLTREYDLDLITTAPSVVYKMLIRDGSLIELHNPSDMPDPSTIELIEEPWIEATIFTPDEYLGSILKLCQDRRGIQTNLTYVGGRAQVIYELPLNEVVFDFYDRLKSISRGYASFDYHQIGYREGDLVKMTIMVNAEPVDALSMIVHRDAAEARGRHMCERMKDLIPRHLFKIPVQAAIGGKVIARETIAAMRKDVTAKCYGGDISRKKKLLDKQKEGKKRMRQYGSVDIPQEAFIAALRMGDAN, encoded by the coding sequence ATGACCGCCCCCATCGACCGCATCCGCAATTTCTCGATCATCGCGCATATCGACCACGGCAAGTCGACCCTCGCCGACCGGTTGATCCAGCAGACCGGTGGGCTGACCGCGCGCGAGATGAGCGAGCAGGTCCTCGACAACATGGACATCGAGCGCGAGCGCGGCATCACGATCAAGTCGCAGACCGTCCGGCTCGACTACAAGGCGAAGGACGGGCTCGATTACGTCCTCAACTTGATGGACACTCCCGGCCACGTCGACTTTGCGTACGAAGTCAGCCGCAGCCTCGCCGCGTGCGAGGGCGCCTTGCTCGTCGTCGACGCGGCGCAGGGGGTCGAGGCGCAGACGCTGGCGAACGTCTACCAGTCGATCGAGCACGACCATGTCATCGTGCCCGTCATCAATAAGGTCGACCTGCCCGCCGCCGAGCCCGAGCGCGTCAAGCAACAGATCGAGGACGTCATCGGCATCTCGACTGACGACGCGGTGCTGACCAGCGCCAAGACCGGCATCGGTATCGACGACGTTCTCGATGCGATCGTCCGGCTGATCCCGCCGCCGAAGGGCGACCCTGCCGCCCCGCTCAAGGCGATGCTCGTTGATTCGTGGTATGATCCGTATCTCGGCGTCGTCATCCTCGTCCGCGTCATCGACGGGTCTTTGCGCAAGGGCCAGCAGATCGTTTTCATGGCCGAAGGCACCCAGCACCTCGTCGACCGCGTCGGCGTCTTCCGCCCGAAGATCGAACTGCTTGACACGCTCGGGCCGGGCGAGATCGGCTTCATCACTGCACAGATCAAGGAGGTCGCGCAGACCAACGTCGGCGACACGATCACCGACGCCAAGCGCCCGGCGGCGGTCGCGCTGCCCGGCTTCAAGACCGTCCAGCCGGTGGTGTTCTGCGGGCTGTTCCCGGTCGACGCGGCGGACTTCGAAAAGCTCCGCGACAGTCTCGGGCGGCTGCGGTTGAACGATGCGAGCTTCAGCTTCGAGACCGAATCGTCGGCGGCGCTGGGCTTCGGCTTCCGCTGCGGCTTTCTCGGGCTGCTCCACCTCGAGATCATCCAGGAGCGGCTGACGCGCGAGTACGACCTCGACCTGATCACGACCGCGCCGTCGGTGGTCTACAAGATGCTGATCCGCGACGGCAGCCTGATCGAGCTCCACAACCCGTCGGACATGCCCGATCCGAGCACGATCGAGCTGATCGAGGAGCCGTGGATCGAGGCGACGATCTTCACCCCCGACGAATATCTCGGGAGCATCCTCAAGCTGTGCCAGGACCGGCGCGGCATCCAGACTAACCTGACCTATGTCGGCGGGCGCGCGCAGGTGATCTACGAACTGCCGTTGAACGAGGTCGTGTTCGACTTCTACGACCGGCTGAAGTCGATCAGCCGCGGCTATGCCAGCTTCGACTACCACCAGATCGGCTACCGCGAGGGTGACCTCGTCAAAATGACGATCATGGTCAACGCCGAGCCGGTCGACGCGCTCAGCATGATCGTCCACCGCGACGCCGCCGAGGCGCGCGGGCGCCACATGTGCGAGCGGATGAAGGACCTCATCCCGCGGCACCTGTTCAAGATTCCAGTCCAGGCGGCGATCGGCGGCAAGGTCATCGCGCGCGAGACGATCGCCGCGATGCGCAAGGACGTGACCGCGAAATGTTACGGCGGCGACATCAGCCGCAAGAAGAAGCTGCTCGACAAGCAGAAGGAAGGCAAGAAGCGGATGCGCCAGTACGGCAGCGTCGACATTCCGCAGGAAGCCTTCATCGCCGCGCTGCGGATGGGCGACGCAAATTAG
- a CDS encoding FAD-dependent oxidoreductase — MLHVAIVGAGPAGFYTAEALAKRLGTVAIDIIDRLPTPYGLIRAGVAPDHQSIKAVDRRYAAVLAGGVRFVGNVEIGDGGVSIDELTRLYDAVVLATGAPRDRPLGITGEDLPGVMGSAAFVGWYNGHPDFADLDVPLGQAGACVIGNGNVAIDVARLLAKTPGELAASDIARHARSALAASAVRDIHIIGRRGPYQASFTPKEMGELGLLERAQPRVNRADLPDSAGDAALDPGLRKVVGHLRNFAAQPRTDKPVTIDFDFLTRPVAIERHGEALRLIVEATRLDGDVAVGTGVMRSIDCGLVVGCIGYRTAEIPGVPFDTARGRFVNDNGHIAPGLYVTGWARRGPSGTIGTNRPDGGEVAEEIATEISAGRRAGGGGLDALLAARGIRPVTFAGWQAIDAAEIAAATHPAPRDKHVTRAALLAAADGGCAGGTTPL, encoded by the coding sequence ATGCTGCACGTCGCCATCGTCGGAGCTGGGCCGGCGGGTTTCTACACCGCCGAGGCACTGGCCAAGCGTCTTGGCACCGTCGCGATCGACATCATCGACCGGCTGCCGACGCCGTACGGGTTGATCCGTGCCGGAGTCGCGCCCGACCACCAGTCGATCAAGGCGGTCGACCGGCGGTATGCCGCGGTCCTCGCCGGGGGCGTCCGCTTCGTCGGCAATGTCGAGATCGGGGATGGCGGCGTCTCGATCGACGAACTGACCAGGCTGTACGACGCGGTCGTCCTCGCCACCGGTGCCCCCCGCGATCGCCCGCTCGGGATCACGGGCGAGGATTTGCCGGGCGTCATGGGCTCGGCGGCGTTCGTCGGCTGGTACAATGGTCACCCCGACTTCGCCGATCTCGACGTCCCGCTCGGACAGGCGGGGGCATGCGTCATCGGCAACGGCAATGTCGCGATCGACGTCGCCCGGCTGCTCGCCAAGACCCCCGGCGAGCTCGCCGCATCGGACATCGCACGCCATGCCCGCTCCGCCCTTGCCGCGAGCGCGGTCCGCGACATCCACATCATCGGGCGGCGCGGACCGTATCAGGCGAGCTTTACGCCGAAGGAGATGGGCGAGCTCGGCCTGCTCGAACGTGCGCAACCGCGGGTCAACCGCGCCGACCTACCCGATTCCGCCGGAGATGCCGCGCTCGACCCCGGCCTGCGCAAGGTCGTCGGACATTTGCGGAACTTCGCCGCCCAGCCGCGGACGGACAAACCGGTGACGATCGACTTCGACTTTCTCACTCGCCCGGTCGCGATCGAGCGCCACGGCGAAGCGCTGCGGCTGATCGTCGAAGCGACCCGGCTCGATGGCGACGTCGCGGTCGGCACCGGAGTCATGCGGTCGATTGACTGCGGGCTGGTCGTCGGCTGCATCGGCTACCGCACCGCCGAAATCCCCGGCGTGCCGTTCGACACCGCGCGCGGACGCTTCGTCAACGATAACGGGCACATCGCGCCGGGGCTTTACGTCACTGGCTGGGCTCGACGCGGGCCGAGCGGGACGATCGGCACCAACCGCCCCGACGGCGGCGAGGTCGCCGAGGAAATCGCGACCGAGATTAGCGCGGGTCGCCGTGCTGGGGGCGGGGGCCTCGACGCGTTGCTCGCCGCGCGCGGCATCCGCCCGGTGACCTTCGCCGGCTGGCAGGCGATCGACGCCGCCGAAATCGCCGCCGCGACCCACCCCGCGCCGCGCGACAAGCACGTTACGCGCGCCGCGTTGCTCGCCGCCGCAGACGGCGGTTGCGCTGGCGGAACCACCCCGCTATAG
- a CDS encoding pirin family protein, producing MITVRKSAERGHSNIGWLDARFSFSFADYYDPAHMGFGPLRVINEDHIAGGAGFGEHGHADMEIVSYIVSGAMAHKDSMGNATIIRPGEIQRMTAGTGIRHAEMNPSRTEAIHSFQIWILPERRGLTPGYEQVTIAAPRPGGLDLIASRQRHDNAVVIHQDVDLYRATPGEGAPITLPVAAGRRVWVQTVRGDATINGVGLSAGDAAAITGETALAIAGDGELLVFDMA from the coding sequence ATGATCACAGTCCGCAAGTCCGCCGAGCGCGGCCATTCGAACATCGGCTGGCTGGACGCCCGCTTCAGCTTCAGCTTCGCCGACTATTACGACCCCGCGCACATGGGCTTCGGGCCGCTGCGCGTGATCAACGAGGACCATATCGCCGGCGGCGCGGGCTTCGGCGAGCACGGCCATGCCGACATGGAAATCGTGTCGTACATCGTCTCGGGCGCGATGGCGCACAAGGATTCGATGGGCAACGCGACGATTATCCGCCCCGGCGAAATCCAGCGAATGACCGCCGGCACCGGCATCCGCCACGCCGAGATGAACCCGAGCCGGACCGAGGCGATCCACTCGTTCCAGATCTGGATCCTTCCCGAGCGCCGCGGCCTGACGCCGGGCTATGAGCAGGTGACGATCGCCGCGCCGCGCCCCGGAGGACTCGACCTGATCGCGTCGCGCCAGCGCCACGACAATGCGGTTGTGATCCACCAGGATGTCGACCTGTACCGCGCGACCCCGGGCGAGGGCGCGCCGATCACTCTGCCCGTCGCCGCCGGACGCCGCGTCTGGGTCCAGACGGTGCGCGGCGACGCGACGATCAACGGCGTCGGCCTGAGCGCGGGCGACGCAGCCGCGATCACCGGTGAGACCGCGCTGGCGATCGCGGGCGACGGCGAGCTGCTCGTGTTCGACATGGCGTAA
- a CDS encoding type II toxin-antitoxin system RelE/ParE family toxin → MRIIWTPEAEHDRSAIWDYLVSRDPAAAVRMDQLFRTAVAQLADFPLLGHDGEIAGTRELTPHRSYRIVYEVAEDAIWILVLIHTARQWPPCA, encoded by the coding sequence GTGAGAATTATATGGACGCCGGAAGCCGAACACGACCGATCTGCGATATGGGATTATCTTGTATCCCGCGACCCTGCCGCGGCAGTGAGGATGGACCAACTGTTCCGAACCGCAGTCGCCCAACTCGCTGACTTCCCGCTCCTTGGGCACGACGGCGAAATCGCCGGCACGCGTGAACTGACACCGCACCGGAGCTACCGCATCGTGTACGAGGTCGCGGAAGACGCAATTTGGATACTGGTGTTGATTCATACCGCGCGACAATGGCCGCCATGCGCCTGA
- a CDS encoding class I adenylate-forming enzyme family protein codes for MTSAATPTFPATALDQPFGRLADLIATHAAVAPGRVAIIDGDRRLTYRDLDTAMNRVAASLQRDSIGPGGSIAIAAGTSADYVVLFMGALRAGVAVAPLAPSSTHDALVTMMTDSGAARIFLDADNAAALGDRRLPAPVTAFADFAAWLSADSPAPVDVTPDMPFNIIYSSGTTGAPKGIVQSHAMRWAHVGRGTMLGYAADTVTLVSTPLYSNTTLVSVIPTLANGGALVLMAKFDARRALELSVAHGVTHAMLVPVQYRRIMELPDFDAFDLSRYQMKFATSAPFAAALKADVLARWPGGLVEYFGMTEGGGSCILIAHLYPDKLHTVGQPAPGHDIRLIDDAGVEVPPGTTGEIVGHSPAMMTGYHGQPGKTADARWTSPDGKVFIRTGDVGRFDDEGFLTLLDRKKDMIISGGFNIYPSDLEAVLAQAPGVVEGAVVGVPSDAWGETPVGFVVMRDGADPEGARAWTNERLGKTQRLAAIVALVALPRSAIGKVLKRELRDGWRG; via the coding sequence ATGACCTCCGCCGCCACACCCACCTTCCCGGCCACCGCCCTCGACCAGCCGTTCGGCCGCCTCGCCGACCTGATCGCCACCCACGCCGCCGTCGCGCCCGGCCGCGTCGCGATCATCGACGGCGACCGGCGGCTGACCTACCGCGACCTCGACACCGCGATGAACCGCGTTGCCGCCAGCCTCCAGCGCGACAGCATCGGCCCCGGCGGGTCGATCGCGATCGCCGCGGGTACGAGCGCCGACTATGTCGTCTTGTTCATGGGAGCGTTGCGCGCCGGGGTCGCGGTCGCCCCGCTCGCGCCGTCGTCGACCCACGACGCGCTGGTGACGATGATGACCGACAGCGGTGCCGCGCGGATTTTCCTCGACGCCGACAACGCCGCCGCGCTCGGCGACCGCCGCCTCCCCGCCCCGGTCACCGCCTTCGCCGATTTCGCCGCGTGGCTTTCGGCGGACAGTCCCGCCCCGGTCGACGTCACGCCCGACATGCCGTTCAACATCATCTACTCGAGCGGGACAACCGGCGCGCCCAAGGGCATCGTCCAGAGTCACGCGATGCGCTGGGCGCATGTCGGGCGCGGGACCATGCTCGGCTATGCGGCGGACACCGTCACGCTCGTCTCGACCCCGCTCTATTCGAATACCACCCTCGTCAGCGTCATCCCGACACTCGCCAACGGCGGCGCACTGGTGCTGATGGCGAAGTTCGACGCCCGCCGCGCGCTCGAATTGTCGGTCGCCCACGGCGTCACCCACGCAATGCTCGTGCCGGTCCAATACCGCCGGATCATGGAGCTGCCCGATTTCGATGCATTCGACCTGTCGCGCTACCAGATGAAGTTCGCCACCAGCGCCCCCTTTGCGGCGGCGCTCAAGGCCGATGTCCTCGCGCGCTGGCCGGGCGGCCTCGTCGAATATTTCGGCATGACCGAGGGCGGCGGCAGCTGCATCCTGATCGCGCATCTGTACCCCGATAAGCTCCACACCGTCGGCCAGCCCGCGCCCGGGCACGACATTCGCCTGATCGACGACGCTGGCGTCGAGGTGCCCCCCGGCACCACCGGCGAGATCGTCGGCCACTCACCCGCGATGATGACCGGCTACCACGGCCAGCCCGGCAAGACCGCCGACGCGCGCTGGACCAGTCCCGACGGCAAGGTCTTCATCCGCACCGGCGACGTCGGGCGCTTCGATGACGAGGGGTTCCTGACGCTGCTCGATCGCAAGAAGGACATGATCATCTCGGGCGGGTTCAACATCTACCCGTCCGACCTCGAAGCCGTCCTCGCGCAGGCACCGGGAGTCGTCGAGGGCGCGGTCGTTGGCGTCCCATCCGACGCCTGGGGCGAGACCCCGGTCGGCTTCGTCGTCATGCGCGACGGGGCCGATCCCGAGGGCGCGCGGGCGTGGACCAACGAGCGGCTCGGCAAGACCCAACGGCTTGCGGCGATCGTCGCGCTCGTCGCCCTGCCGCGCAGCGCGATCGGCAAGGTTCTCAAGCGCGAGTTGCGGGACGGCTGGCGTGGTTGA
- a CDS encoding UDP-2,3-diacylglucosamine diphosphatase: protein MVTLPLRAFAAGVAVPAEVTSATSRTWTADDDDGHPKRKLKFRTVWISDTHLGTSGCNGDLLLDFLKSIQPETLYLVGDIIDGWRLKRGWYWPPRHNDIVRRVLKLANKGVRVVYVPGNHDEVLRDYTGLSFGGVEVVSEAIHTTADGRRLLVLHGDEFDGVVLYAKWLAFLGDYAYAALLKLNVGFNVVRRRFGLPYWSLSAHVKKKVKNAVSFISRFEEAVAHAAIERGVDGVVCGHIHSAEIRQFGGVTYYNDGDWVESCTTLVEHTDGRMEIIDWAKRTAARRAGAEASEPELELV from the coding sequence ATGGTGACCCTTCCACTCAGAGCCTTCGCGGCGGGCGTCGCAGTCCCGGCGGAAGTGACGTCGGCGACGTCGCGAACATGGACCGCCGACGACGACGACGGCCACCCCAAGCGCAAGCTCAAGTTCCGCACCGTCTGGATTTCCGACACGCATCTCGGCACGTCGGGGTGCAACGGCGACCTGCTGCTCGATTTCCTCAAGTCGATCCAGCCCGAGACGCTGTATCTCGTCGGCGACATCATCGACGGCTGGCGGCTGAAGCGCGGTTGGTACTGGCCGCCGCGCCACAACGACATCGTCCGCCGTGTCCTCAAGCTGGCGAACAAGGGCGTTCGCGTCGTCTATGTCCCCGGCAACCACGACGAGGTGCTGCGCGACTACACCGGGCTGAGCTTCGGCGGGGTCGAGGTCGTGTCGGAGGCCATCCACACCACCGCCGACGGACGGCGGCTGCTCGTCCTCCACGGCGACGAGTTCGACGGCGTCGTGCTGTATGCCAAGTGGCTCGCGTTCCTTGGCGACTATGCCTACGCCGCGCTGCTCAAGTTGAACGTCGGCTTCAACGTCGTCCGCCGCCGCTTCGGCCTGCCATACTGGTCGCTGTCGGCGCACGTGAAGAAGAAGGTCAAGAACGCCGTCTCGTTCATCTCGCGTTTCGAGGAGGCGGTCGCGCACGCCGCCATCGAGCGCGGCGTCGACGGCGTCGTCTGCGGCCACATTCACTCGGCCGAAATCCGCCAGTTCGGCGGCGTGACTTATTACAACGACGGGGACTGGGTCGAAAGCTGCACCACGTTGGTCGAGCACACCGATGGCCGGATGGAGATCATCGACTGGGCGAAACGGACAGCCGCGCGGCGGGCGGGGGCAGAAGCGAGCGAACCGGAGCTGGAGCTGGTTTAG
- a CDS encoding diguanylate cyclase, which translates to MENGSSATLVALSISVAVFGSFTALNLAGRIATAEASARRWWIFAAATALGGGTWAMHFVGMLAMDLPAVYGVNLTLVSFLLPIVVSGIGLHVVARFPGNRVALACSGLFVGCGVAAMHYTGMAAMKIPGVVVRYDERLVAASICIAIAAATLALWLAFRARGSLQRFVAAVVMGAAISGMHYTGMAAAEFVVTHQPAAVAGPVIPRAVVAFIVSGAATFLLLLALVTAFFDRKLAALTIHEVEALKESETRYRLLIENASDVIGVLDSNGRFVYESSSALSVLGYATDEIIGRHLTDFVPVDSRDAAQRFLGRVLERRDGPATSELLLFQKSGDRRVFEVVATNLLDTPPISGIVVNLRDITERTQLVAQLEALSETDLLTETLNRRGFGRCAERDFERARRDGEMLTIVMMDLDHFKRVNDLYGHAAGDLVLAKVASACAGEIRGGDLLGRMGGEEFALLLAGGDMAAAIQIVDRLRTLVSACTVSTIRGYVSVTASFGIAHVSPAISELSDALSLADEALYEAKNAGRDCIRIRA; encoded by the coding sequence ATGGAGAATGGGTCCAGTGCGACGCTGGTGGCGCTGTCGATATCCGTTGCGGTTTTCGGCTCGTTTACGGCACTGAACCTCGCGGGCCGCATCGCCACCGCCGAAGCGTCCGCCCGGCGCTGGTGGATATTCGCCGCCGCCACCGCGCTTGGGGGCGGAACGTGGGCGATGCACTTCGTCGGCATGCTGGCGATGGACCTGCCGGCGGTCTACGGCGTCAACCTCACCCTCGTTTCATTTCTGCTGCCGATCGTCGTGAGCGGCATTGGCCTCCATGTCGTCGCGCGCTTTCCCGGGAACCGGGTCGCGCTCGCCTGCAGTGGGCTGTTCGTCGGCTGTGGCGTCGCGGCGATGCATTATACCGGCATGGCGGCGATGAAGATCCCGGGGGTCGTGGTTCGCTACGACGAGCGGCTCGTCGCTGCTTCGATCTGCATCGCCATCGCTGCCGCAACCCTGGCGCTGTGGCTCGCCTTTCGTGCGCGCGGGAGCCTCCAGCGGTTCGTCGCTGCCGTCGTCATGGGCGCGGCGATTTCCGGCATGCACTATACCGGGATGGCGGCGGCGGAGTTCGTCGTCACGCATCAACCTGCAGCCGTTGCCGGCCCGGTCATTCCGCGCGCCGTCGTCGCCTTCATCGTCTCGGGTGCCGCGACGTTCCTGCTGCTGCTCGCGCTGGTGACCGCATTCTTCGATCGCAAGCTCGCTGCGCTGACAATCCACGAGGTCGAAGCGCTCAAGGAGAGCGAGACGCGGTACCGCCTGCTGATCGAAAACGCCTCCGACGTTATCGGCGTTCTCGATAGCAACGGGCGGTTTGTCTACGAAAGTTCGAGCGCATTGTCGGTGCTCGGCTATGCCACCGACGAGATCATCGGCCGCCATCTAACCGATTTCGTTCCCGTCGACAGTCGCGACGCGGCGCAGCGCTTCCTTGGCCGGGTGTTAGAACGCCGCGACGGCCCGGCCACCTCGGAGCTACTGCTTTTTCAGAAATCGGGTGACCGCCGCGTTTTCGAGGTCGTCGCGACCAACCTGCTCGACACCCCGCCGATTTCCGGGATCGTCGTGAACCTCCGTGATATCACCGAGCGGACGCAGCTTGTCGCGCAGCTCGAGGCGCTGTCGGAGACCGATCTCCTGACGGAGACGCTCAACCGTCGCGGTTTCGGCCGGTGTGCCGAACGTGACTTCGAGCGGGCCCGGCGCGACGGCGAAATGCTCACCATCGTGATGATGGACCTCGACCATTTCAAACGGGTCAACGATCTCTACGGCCATGCCGCCGGCGACCTGGTGCTGGCGAAGGTCGCCAGCGCCTGTGCCGGGGAAATTCGGGGCGGCGACCTTCTCGGACGGATGGGCGGCGAGGAGTTCGCGCTGCTGCTCGCCGGCGGCGACATGGCTGCGGCGATACAGATCGTCGACCGTCTGCGAACCTTGGTCAGCGCGTGCACGGTCTCGACGATCCGCGGCTATGTTTCGGTCACCGCAAGCTTTGGAATCGCCCATGTCAGTCCGGCTATATCCGAGCTGAGCGACGCCCTGAGCCTCGCTGATGAAGCGCTGTACGAGGCCAAGAACGCCGGGCGCGATTGCATCAGGATACGAGCCTGA